TATTTCATAAAAAGAAAGCTAACCAGGCCTGGTCGACTTTGTAGGCAACACCGTGGATTTTATTAGGTGGGTTGTTCAATGTGTTCCCCGAtccaaaaaaaatctaataaggATTTTTCTCAAACGACAACACTTAAGTCATTTGTCAGTTTGTCGGTGATTAATTTGTCACaactttcaaaataaaaaaacggcTGTTCAAAGATTTTCTTGTTAATCTTTATCTATTGTGATAATAACGTTTTATCATCCTGTTTTAGATATTGTCTAGTGTGATTGTGAGATACAGACTCAGTAGTGCTCTAGCATTTAAGTTTGTTGGAGACAGTGACTCTTTAtctacccccttactaataaaacttacacgctcggtgatcaatgttttaaagtgacgtttggtatggaaatgtcattttaaaacagagaccaacaactgtgtaactttttattagtaaggaggcTAGTGTTTTAGTTTAAGTCACGAGACATCATATTTAATAAAGAGAATAATGTGTTTCTAATTGTTTGAATATCATTTTCTTGATCATATTGACGGGATTAGTTACCTCTGAAAAGATTttgcattaattaaaaataatggtaGAACATAAAATCAatcacataataatatcattgatTTTATGTCATGATAATAACATAGCCTAAAATACGTAGCCTTAAGCACAGATTAAATACCGCCTTAGTGCCAAAGTCACCCACTAGATGGCGTTAAGTGTACAAGAAAagtccatttttttttatggagtCGCCGTTCTTCTCGTCAGAGTCTTTGAATCTAACCTTCAAGGCAACTAGTTGTTATGCAAATGTAAATAAACTAACGATTGACATCAAATACTACAGGCATGTCAAAGCAAATATATTGGTTGAAAATACTCAACACTATCGCAGGTGCTGCGTGTTAGAATGAATATTCGTTTAGAGGTTGATAATTAAGCTCATACCTACCTCGTGTAATTAGCTGCCCCATAAACAATAGGCACAGCGTTATGTCGTAGAGGTTGAAGCAATTTTTCAGTCACATAATCCTCACTAAACGAGTTCTCAAACGACAAATAAAAGTAGTATGTTTCTTCGACCATTCTCAGGCATTCTTCTTGATTTGATGAAGAACATTCTAGTGTTCCACACTTGCCGTATATATCAAGTTCAAGACCATAAGTTTCGAGTTCATCTTTAAGTTCCATAGCGAATTTCATCCGTCCTGCTTTGTCCATGCAATTAGAAACAAACCACGCAGCCGCTTTGTTCTTGGTTTTCAATTTCTGCTTGAACTCTTCACTCACAGGAACCATTTCTTCCAATTTCAGCCAGTGCATTACTTTGTTAGGGCCAATAAGGTTGTCCTTTGAGTCCCTTACATCCAAGTAGCCCCATCGCACTTCAGAGTCAAGTCTAAATGTCCACGTCCAGTTGAAGTATCCGTCATATTTGTTTGTACAAGCTGGGTAATAATGAGATGATTCTATTGACGcaaatacatatttttggtGCTGAGCTCTTTTGGATGGTAAGATGATTCCTCGGTGAGTTACTACTTCAGGTCCAGAGAAAATAACCACATCGAAGTTTGTTATGTCGTTGAAATACTTTTTGTCACCCGTTACATAGCAATTTTGGTGAGGACAGTCCCTGCTCGTGAATCCTTCTTGACCTTGGCCCATGTAGGTCAACGGTACATTTTGTGACGATGTCCATTGAAGAATGTACTTCATACCTGTGACGTATTTTGGTTCATTCAATAATATTAGGTCTCCACTTTGAGTGAGCACTTTCACTTCACCATTTTTGTTCGGTTTTGATAAGTTGTTTAAATCTCTTATTAAaagaaacacaaaaaataacaaagtcGCGTACGAaagacacaaaaatatttttcttagaaaCGGCGCTCCCATTTTTAACGTAGTTTTATCAAAAAGTATACACGTGCATTATTACGGACGGGCTATCAGTTACTAACAAAATACAAATTGCTCtactacaaatacaaatatacaCATGTaatggaaattaataataaggtAAACCTGCCTAATAATACAAATTTAAAGAAGTTTCATGTTAACAGTGGAggtaaaataatacataaattaaaatcgGTACTTGATGgatgatgataatattattgttagtgATCGGAAGAGAAAATAATCAAGATTCTTTTAGAGTAAGTGATTCTTTAAGAGCCGAATGTACTTTAAATTTGTATCGTTGGATAagataaaatcacttttgatCATCCAGTAAGGTTCACTTTCGAGTAACGTTGAGTActtgtaaaaaatatgtatgaaaagAACAATAGCACAGGTGCCGAATGCCCCGATGGCAATGGCTTTTTTAATGTGAACGCGCATAGACTCATTTAACGCACTTGCTCAACGCTCCGAGGCCACGCGTGTTATGTTTTAGAGTCGGCCGACAACTAATGTGCTGAGCGGATTCCTTTTCCTCGTTGCGAGTAGATGATCGAAGTTTTTTTAGGGATGGGGTTTTGGTAACACTTggaattttttatattattttatttatttggttcaccAATGTttctttggttctcctgcggatcttctaatttctggttcaatcacgaAGCGAAACAACGAGCGTAGCAAGCTCCATCGCCTTTGGCCTTGAGCCTTCTTaagaggcccacagtaagcgaccacgtctcagatccataagttatcaaagacttttgtctttagacactgcgatatttcagacgtgagaatatcacgaagcttcccgaacgctgccagccgagttggattcgacgattgatctcttcctcgaagttagacctacctaactggactgtttgcactaggtttaaatatttgtcaacaactgccgagtgtagaatatccaacctttagaggagtgtgtgcaacacggacatttggcATGATTttatcttgtccatgttcattttacgaaccccttgttgagaggctcgactAGAGGTTGCTTAGATTCCAAATTATATAttcaaatagtaaattaacatgtattcgaatattcgaatattacacaaataaacagaaaagatagaacgaagacaacttagtgtttgcaaatgtggtcggaggcatcaaatacataattcaccaactaaaagaactagtcTTTGATGCTTCCGACTTCATTGGTGAACACGTTGTCTTgctataataatatataatataataaagtgCTGGCTGACCGCCAAAACGTAAACATCTATCGGTGAACCGCTCCTCATTTATATCCTAAATGAAGCGGAATCTTTAGTTATTTCGGGATAAAACCTATCAAATCTTGTGCAGTATCGATCAGTGAATAGAGTGATATACAGttatcgtaattaaataatgagtGAATATggataatttcaaaataaaaaaccatTATAGAAAGTGTAACTGGTGTAACGTGCAAAAACTCTGCCGTTGAAGATAACGCGTAAGCGCCGCGGTTTGCACGGCGCTTAGGACCTTTTGGCCGTGAACATTATAAAACATCGCTGGGTTACCATCAAGCGAGTGCAGCGCTTAATATTTGCGTCTTGAAACCAAAGTGACGTTGGTTCAGCGCTTTAACGCTGAGTTGTAAACGCGACGAACTGCTCCCTACTGTGAATTTAAGATAAGAACTATTTTATCTACCTTCTTACCGCAATGGCGAGTATAGCTAAGGACTCGAagaaagtaaacaatgtttgCGGCGGCTGTCGTGCTGCAATATTGAGCCGTcaacaatgatattatataaaaacaaaagcagatatgttataagcgctcgcgctgtgaatactcaaatacgtcccaattgggacgtcttgtgtttagtcttcgtgtggcctgcgtcgtgcgcaatcgcgtgcgtaccacaccgtaagttcctgtgttcttaccaaaataaataaaaaatgccatcgtgtgtgtttcgaaagtgtaccaattatgactctaaagtaaacaaaatacaagggatctcttaccacatgtgattatgcaaaattatttagtatttatattttcaattatttatgcaaacaatcaagacgccatgcgccatgttcaagttaagaaagagaaagcgatcttttTTTGACGtcagagcgataaggatgcgtgcgctgcggacatagattagttagtgcagaatcgttaaaactatagctatctctttcatttgcgtgctatttcgtatcttttgtttcacttatcagttacatttgtcaatgtgtgcaatttggaatagctcggcacggattcaaatcgtaatttctatgaacgtaacatatctatagttctataatatcattggccGTCAATTTCTAAAATGCAGATTATGCTCACAATGCTATTGCCTACAATGCGCTAATGTATACGAAAAGCGTTTTTATAATACTCTCACGGAGGAACATAGGGCAAATTGGAAATGCCCATTATGTAAAAACAACGAACCTaaacacggtaatactatcactCCATTACGCAACTTGCGGGCAGAGGAGGCTAGCGATGAATTTGTTACACTGCGCCGTGGTTCTAGCAGACAAGGAAATGCAGAAAAATCACCAACACCAATACATATGGGAGAGATAAAAACAGATACTCAACTGATTTTAGAAGAGCTGCGAGCGCTTCGCGCTGAGATGTCTGACTTCAGGAGCACAGTACACCAACTAACAGCTGAAATCAACCATAATAAGCAGTGTATAGAAGGCCTGACATCGCGCGTCGAGACCCTGGAGCAGCGTCAGAACAAAATAATCCCCATCACCGAGACACCCAACCTACAAGAAACTATTTCGGAATTGAAGCAAAACCTTAACGACAGAGATCAAGAGCTCTTGCAGAATGTCATTGAAATAGCCGGGATACCAGAGGAAAAGAGTGAAAATGCTGCTCATATCATGTTGTCGGTGGCACTGAACGTGACATAGTGAATGCTGAGCGAGGGGGACCATTACGAGCCGGGTCATCACATGGAACACCTGATGCGCGCCCTAGGGTGCTCATCATCCGTCTGAGCCGCCGCGCCCTGCGAGGGCAGCTGTTAGCAGCGGCCCGTGTCCGCCGGTCTCTGCAAACTGATGCCCTGAGGCTGTCTGGTTCACCAAAAAACTTTTACATCAATGAGCGACTAACAAAGCAAAATCGTCATCTGTTTTATGTATAACGCCAGAGAAGCTGCCCGTCGTGAAAAATGGCATTACGTCTGGACACGGGATGGCAGAATCTATGCTTGACGAGAACAGGGAGCTCCCCGTCATCGCATCAAATCGGAAGCGGATATCAACAGGGTTTTTGGATGTGGTGGTGTTCGCACGTGATGGTGATGTTGACATTTGTGAAACActtaacattataatattagtcaATTTAAGAAATGTACCTTATGAGttactgtttttgtttttaa
This window of the Ostrinia nubilalis chromosome 9, ilOstNubi1.1, whole genome shotgun sequence genome carries:
- the LOC135074666 gene encoding alpha-(1,3)-fucosyltransferase C-like, which encodes MKYILQWTSSQNVPLTYMGQGQEGFTSRDCPHQNCYVTGDKKYFNDITNFDVVIFSGPEVVTHRGIILPSKRAQHQKYVFASIESSHYYPACTNKYDGYFNWTWTFRLDSEVRWGYLDVRDSKDNLIGPNKVMHWLKLEEMVPVSEEFKQKLKTKNKAAAWFVSNCMDKAGRMKFAMELKDELETYGLELDIYGKCGTLECSSSNQEECLRMVEETYYFYLSFENSFSEDYVTEKLLQPLRHNAVPIVYGAANYTRFAPDGAYLNAKELGVTALAAKMAEIIRKPEQYANFFRWKNHYSYHHKHDRPETDEYCKMCEILNNEEKLKETTIIQNFREWWDSPDMC